ttagaaagctaggctttaatccataatatcacatggggacatttgcaagggcaagacaagcttttaagtaaatttttaattggtatctatcaattagtatcatataaccttgccctttgcattgcatcctagcaagtaggtagtttttaacttccaaattcttattatttgcttgctttggtcgtgttggcatcaatcaccaaaaagggggagattgtaaggaaaatagacccttggcccatttactttggattttggtgtttgatgaccaacacaaccaaattggactaatgaatttgcaagtgtttgttttatagtttaatagggtgcaagacgtgacttggacgaaggcgacgtggtgatccgatgatcaacacctcaagcaagaccttaggagcacaagagaagacccaagagatcaagcaaagtctaagcatgaagattgaaaccaagccgtatgcaagatcgcgtagaaatgagctcactgtggtgaccggatgcaggaccggacactggataagcaaccggacgctacgaccggacgctgggcaagtggctcggtagacaggcgaccggacactggaccggacactagcggcaactgatcggacacagaacaacagcgtccgatcgattacagtaaggttctagagcggcacatctacgaccggacgtgtccggtggcaggcgaccggacgctggccagtgtccgatTAGTGtattgctggctcaacggtcgggacgaccgaacgcatccgatcaggacgattcagcgtccgatcagtagcagtttcgtggaaattcgaccccaacgactactttctcagtggggcttataaatacaacccaaccggccatttgagtagtgtggagttgaggaaacataccaagggtgttgatacaccattttagtgatctccacttgcatagtgcttagtgattcatcaggtgattagcgtaggtgctttgcgaagtgcttaggttgattagaccaccgcttatgcgcttgctctaggtttaggcctagtgtttagtgaggtttgcatacctgttactactcggtgcttgcgagcaccattgttgtacatcagaggggcttgaagtcttgcgagatcacaccaaccgcgtttgtggtgtggccgccaccgtataccggagggaacaaggcccacggcattttggccggaagcttgatagtgaagacgacaggGAGCATCCgcgagaggcttgccggaaggcacgtcggagacccacttgcgcgtagggaaggtccgaggctatccacgaagttacccgatcggaagcttggcccttgtgagggattccttgcgaggggctccaacgaggactaaggggaagcttgcgcgcttctcgatacctcggtaaaaataccagagtcgtcgacgggagtttgcatatctctaccttgctctttaagcttccgcatttacattgattgaattaattcttttgcggtagagatagcaacacactagcaaaaccgtagttgcacatctagatagtttatctagtgcctatgttttgctagggttagaagaagaggccatagtttggagttagattttttaagttgtctaattcaccccccctcttaggcgtcacggtcccttcacccattatgaacgacggacccggattccacttgaacacgcctgttagtgagctcatcgagcgcatcactcgagccatcgaggcaagcggcgttagctcagcccctccggttacgGAAACCGTGGACAGGGAAACAcacggaactagaccaacccctaccgaacccaacggggctcaggggctcatgtCGTCCGACGCCAACTCGGGAAATCAACCGACCGTGTAGGTTGTGGGCGGGACAAACATGGGCGAACACCCCGAATGGCAGAAACATAGGAGTTTGCAGTTCCAGAAAAGAGCACCAAGATactcagcctccaaccgactcaccagtcggatgtaggctcgggggctacacccaccgggtgcgctcgtgcgcacccactggcaagtcaaaaaaacaccccagacgattctacccaaatcacccgaggctatacccatcgggtgtgctcacgcgcacccgctgacaaaacaaaaaaaaatccccaGACGATTCcactcgaatcgcccgggggctcaggggctcctatcgggttcataaacctagggtccgtaatgggcccgcttcctagcaaaagcttggcccagcagacgacattaCAGATGACGCGCAACTCCAAAGCCGACCCAGATACCTAACAACAGGCCGGAAGAGTGATCTAGTTTTCGACCGGAAGACCTTCTactccgaccggaaggcttggctaaggagggaacgacgctcgcttccgactccaacccgcttctccgaccgaaaGATCTGGCCAAGTAGGGGACAACGCTCGTTTCTGACTCCGATCCGCTTCTTCGACCGgaagtacaccgaacctctgcttacaactcttTCTTCGACCGGCGcggtcagagccgactagagACGACCGAACGGGGACGTCCGCTCGATAAGGACCCAAGAATTAgacggagcagataaggcaagacgctcaagtcaaccgcaataccgaggaccgtaccctgcacacctgcaggacagtaccgctagaccatgtcagaagggtgctctgcaacctttcagacatgtcagaacacgaacagtgttgttggcatcaacatttgtcctacagtatggtagatGTCGATATTTGCCATACCAAAAGAgcacgatggagcctaccacatgcatctgggcgtcaacagtattgtgggcgccgacaaaccgtcttgtacccaacggcgtgagcaacaagactaggtagcacatatGCTCTCTTTCCCtcactctctctcacttgtaaggtcatccccttcacctataaaaggggatgcgctctctcctaaaagaagGATCGATTAACACGGTCAAATTCTgactctctctctgctagctttagaaaTTCTGAGCACTAGAACAGCTTCactgctctagaactctaaagctacacagagcatacgtctTGATACTTAGCGCACGTGGGAGCTCTCGTCATTCTCGGTccttcagtccagagtccgaccggacctctatcACCCCATCTTATTTctactcgtttataaccccacagcaaactttgagcaccggagctcagaaataaagtcaccgatcgactcaaactggacatagggcacgttgcctgaaccagtataaaccctgtgtcattgagtgttaggccacatccgatcacaacgtacggtaaaacgacgaatatttacttgttggtcacttttcgcaccgacaataTTAATTCTTACATATAGTAATTAATAAACAAGCTGTTCGACTGATGATTTGTACATATGATAAACTGGCTAAAACTGTTTTATTGCAAGAGAAAAACGTTAACTAAGCCTAGGCTGATATATCAAATAAAACCAAAGAAACTTGTTTAAATTAAAGGTCGTCCTAGCAGTGAGCGCGAGATCTGTATATAGGTcctgtttggatactctagcacagctagaggttagagttagtttctagctcaggactagccctgaactaactctagcctaagagatgtttggatacaagggttaaaacgataataaatgtgctttccaaatcataggtgcgggtgaaagtagagagaaaatagtggaccccacctcaaatagccccaactagcccaaataatcacctctttggagggatagttttttagggtaggctagttgcaaataacccactctagccTTCCTATTTGGCTACTTTAGGGCTAGTTAAGCTCCAACTAGTCTAAACTAGCTCTAACCCATGAATCTAAATAGGGCCATAGTGGTGTGACTGGAGCTAGCTCTGACTTGACACAGTGACACAGACTAGAGGCACCTGGCTGACTGGCGATGTCAGTGTCGTGGCGTGAGGCTGCTGCTGGGCCCCACCTCACGTGCCAGACTGCCAGGTCAGGTCATTGCGCGGCTATCAGATAAGTCACGTGCTATCCGATCCTCTGCACATGGTGCCTTTCTTCCCTTGTTTTTTGTTTTGCTTTTTTTTGTTCATTCAAAAATAAAAAGATGTTTTGTGTCTTTGTTCCTTGTTGCaaagccctgttcgcttgatgaTTTGTCgttaaagaaaaatattatttattaactaAAAAAGTATGATTTATAGCCTATACGATCCGGACGAAGAGTATTGCAAACAGGGAAGAAAAGAAAGCAAAACATGCAGTCAGTCCTCTGTTTTGCTTTATcgattatacatttatacgtatATAACAAACAAAAGCGTCATGTTGTACTGCCGGGCCTAttcgtttaaaaaaaaaaaaacatttccaCAAGAGGCAAAGCAAATACAACAATTATCAATGTACTCTACTAATTAATGCAGGCAttttgcttgcttttgcattcaaACGTCACACGTTCACACTTGTGAAGCACCATTCACATTCAGCTTACAATTTAAATTTAAGcaaagcaagagacaaatcaAATATTGTCCAAAAAAGGGGCAAAACAAAATCGATCGATCAACTTCTAACAGCTAGCAGAAGAGAAATGTACAGGCCGCGCGCGCGCACATTTCCATCCAGTCCAAATCCAATCAAAGAGCTGAGCTGAGCTAGGGCGGAGCAATCGATGGCGCCGCCGTCGGCGCGGAAGAagacgacgccgacgccgacgccgcgagGTCGTGCGTGAGCTGGCCCATGGCGCGCACCTGCATCTCCAGCGCGGCGATGTAGTCGGACACCTCGGCCAGGAGCGCGGGCAGCGACAGGCTCCGGCACCCGGGCACCAGCCGCCCCAGCACCTTGGCCCTGCCAGCCAGCCCTCCCGGCCGCCGCTCCTCGGTTTCGccgccctgctgctgctgctgccgctgacggggcctcggcggcggcggccggcgcgcGCGGAGGCAGTGGGGCGCCCGGCACCGTCGGCTGCGTGCCAGGATGGCGCGGCTCCAGTGCGAGCGGCCCCGCGCCGCGACGGCCAGCGCGCGGTAGGCCGCGTCGCGCACCGCTGGGGCGGAGGCGGAGCAGGTGATGAgtgtgccggtgccggtgccgccgccgccgcgcacgagGCGCAGCGCCTGGAGGAGCTTGGAGGAGTAGGCCTGCTGCGCGCGCGGCGTCCGCCACTTGGACGACGGGCCCTGGTGGTAGTCGCCGCCTGATGCGGATGCGCATGCGCCCGGCGAGCCCCTCTTGCGCTTGCCGCGGGCGCCCTCGTCGtcagcggaggaggaggaggatgacgaggaggatGGCATGGTGGCCGGCGGTTTGTGCGCTTTGGTTGGTTGTGGACGTGGGGGAGTAGAAGGAACGCCACGGAGGGAATTATATATaaaggagacggagacggagggcTATCAATTTCATAGTATATACTTATATTAAAATATAAATTTAGTACGAATTTATGGATGGATATTTATTTAGTGTCATAGAATTTAATAATGTTAACTAAATTTTGTGAAATTTAAAATGATTTGGAGGGAGGAGAGAGTAACCCAATATAGTTTTAGACTTGATGAGATGTTGggggtgtttggcatggctcctctTAAGAAGCTTCTCCGGAGGAGCCAGAACTATTTTAGATTTGCAGCTCATCGAAAACGGCTCCGGTTCCTCTGCCGCGCCGTGAACTCTCACCACTCACTAATTAACTAATGTTGTTTAGTTactttcaagaaaaaaaaactgaTGTTTAGTTTACCCAACCTTTGCATTGCATGCATGAGCATGGGCGACACTAGGCACGTGTGGCTTATATCTGTCTGCTGACAGATCGATCGATCATTACCCATAGAAACAAACTTAGAATTAGAATTAGAAGCTTACCCAAAGGGGGCCCTCTATTTCGCTCCTACCTGCAACATTCTGTTAACATTTGCTTTCTTAGGCCGGAACATTACAGATCTGCCACATCAATTTCTGCCAAACAAACAAAAACGGTGGGTCCTGATTTTCTGCAACATTTTATTCATCGGCCTAGGCCATTGTATTTTACTGCAAACATTGTTTTCCTTCTCAGCCCAGAACACTGCAAATAAATCTGCTAGATTTTTGCCAATAATAAATCCGTCTGTCGATAGAACATTTTGTCTTGTTTTGTTTTTGTCTGGACGGGGTGATCGGGTCCATTCAGTCCATCTCCATGATCCGTCCATGATCAAATCCCAgcgcggcaaaaaaaaaaaaaaaaagatacaaaTGGCCGCCACCCATCATTGACGCTCACAAGTCACAAACGACAGTGTCGTGGCCTTGTGGGAGCCTGGGAGGATGAGAAGCAAGCACAACACAAGCAGCAGGTTGCATGCTCATGCATGCATGGCATCTGAATGAAAATGAATAAGATCATGGGCCGGCGTAACATGCAGACAGGCAGAGGGTCAGAGGAAGAGGGCCAGCCGGAGCCGGCCACGGATCGATCAGGGATCAGGGATGCATCGCATGCCCCTGCTTTGTTTTGTTTTGCTTTGCTCGCCACTCTCAGCTCAGCTCAGTCGTCCGTCACATGGTGTGTTGTTTTGTTTGTTGTAGCCGGCTACCTCTCCtggctccaccaccaccaccactgcaaCAAGCTCTGGTTTCAGTCTGCACCTGCACGCTCAAGGTCACGCACTGCACTCACCATAGCTAGCCTAGCGTCCATCATCCGGTCTTGTACAATTTCATTTCACCATGCATCCTGCATCACATAGCCATGGCATTGGTAGTAAACAAACAGTAAACAGAGAGCCCCTACTCCTTTTCCTGTCATGTTGCCAAGCTGAAAGCCAAGTTGGACTTGCTCATCCATACTAAACCATACGTACACCAACAGCTTGCTTGGGCTTGGACTTGGGCTGAGGACTGACGAGTGACGACTGACTGCATACCGGAAGACCGGAAGAGAATGAGATAGGCATCAGCGCCGACGCCGGCAGATGCGGgtcctagaaaaaaaaacatgcaaaTTGTAGACTAGTAGAAGAGAAATGACGCATGTGTCTCACAGTGCACCACACATCTTAAGGATTGCAGCCAACCATAtattggccatgttcgcttcgctgaaaacacaaagccgaaacactgttttggctgatttgttgtgagagaaaaacgctgtTCCGGCTagaaaaacaaactgaaaaagacagattataaAACAAGGGGCCAATGGCTTTAAGCATATAATATAGGATAATACTCCAGGAGGAGAGGAGCATGCAGTAGTACAATACAAGCAAGAAAGCTACAGCCCAGCCTACATACTGGAGGCATGCAATGGTGGCCGGCGATGTTTGCAGCACGAATGCATTCCATGCATGCACGGTTCATTCAGATCAGGTGCAGACGCAGATGCAGATGCGATGCAGGTAAAAACTAGTGCAGTACACACGCACGCTGGCAGCTGGCTCTGGCTCCACCCCCCACTACGCGCTGCTCCCTGTCCCTGTGGTGCGGTGGCCTGCAACTGCTGCAGCTTTAGATTGCAGGCTTGAAAAATCGAAAATACTTTTAGGTCTAAATATATCATTAATTTTTTTAAAGTATTTTAATgactttaaatgaaaaaactcaaagctagaaagttgtatatctcgacgagatctacaattttcatataaaaattatcttcatttaataccgcaaaaaagatatgatttttctaagatatattaatcatatcaaatcatatcttttttggaATTAAattaagataatttttatatgaaagttgtaggtctctttctagttttgagttttttttcattcgaagtcattaagatgctcaaaaaaaaactTAATGGCATATTTAGACCTAAGgttatttttgacttttcacacctgcagttcaACATCGTTAGAGTCGTCCaatctgacggcagtggcatggagggcaaaaAATTTTTTGAAGCAGTGACGTTGAAGTCCGCCGAACTTTTTCAGTGACTCACAGgaaattacgatcttttataatgactCACAGAGAATTCTCTCGTGCCATTTGCCCTTGCCAACCCTTCCCTCCTAAGAATTTATTGTGAGCACGTTGGTTGTCATGTGTGCCAAGTTAAATAAATAGGAGTACTACACACACTaagctgcagctgctgctgtAAAAACAACTGAAGAGAGCACAATGAGGTTACTACAGTTTGGCTGTCCATGCATGTGATTTGAGTGAGATGAGATCCGATCGATCCATCATCCATCCCGGACGGATGCTAGCAAGTGAATGACGGTGGAGGAGGAGACAGCCTCACGAGGCGCCGTGTCCCAGCTGCCGCCCAGCCATCACCAGTCATCACCTCAGTCACGGAGAAGATCAGAGAGAGACATATATGATCTGACAGCTAGCTAGCGACGGAGGATGGATGACCGCGAGATCCTGCTGGCCTCAGTCGCTGGGCATTTCATCTCGCGAACAAGAGCTCTCTTGTTCAGTCACATGGCCATTCCTGCATGCACGGCCATCCTGCTGCTGGTCATGGGCATGTGATCGACCCACGAAAAGCTTTTTTTTAGAGGTCAAGAGCATTAGCCCCGGTCTTTCAATTAACATCAAAAGACCACAAGTCATTACAGCACCAGAGTTTGAAACCAGAAAAAGAACGTCCACCAGGACTGAAGGAAGCCTCCAATAGCTACAGACTACACCAAAATAAAAGACACCAGGACTACAAGATATCGAGATCAAGATCCCAGATCGCCTTTTACTCCATGTTCATCGAAGCATTCAGTGAAGACCACCTGGGCAGCTCCGGCGACATCTTGTCAGCAGCAGAGTCACCAGGCAAAGAGTTCTTCCAGTTCTCCTCCTCCACAACACCCCTGTGGAACTTCAAGTGATGTCTTGGTGCACATATGGGAGCCAGAGGGTCTTGCCAGCAGCAGATTTGATCTTGCTTATGTGCTCCACCAGCAACTCTTTCTTGTCGGCTGGGCATAGAATCAGCCAGCTGTAAAAGACCAGTTATCCTGAAGAAGAGCATATCCATGCTTCTCCAACCAATCCTCTGAAAACATAAATCATTTCTAAGCTTCCATATAGACCAAATGACAGCAGAGGAAATCATATTCAAGACACAATTTTTCTTATTGCTTAACTAGAATTTTCCTACTTCAACCACATCTCCCCCAATCTGGCTACCTACCACCTCAGACATAACTTTCCAACATTGCTTAGCTACCACACAGTCAAAGAAAAGATGGTGAATGGATTCTTTCTCTAAACAGAACAAGCAATTTTCATCTTCCACTTTCCTTCTTTTTGTCAGATTATCTCTAGTTAAAGCTCTATTATTAATCACTAACCACAAAAAGAAATGGACTCTGGGAGGGATTTTTAAACTCCAAACAGCCGAGACATGAACTGTTTTGATACCTCTAAAATTAATAATTCTATAGAGAGACTGAGAGGAGTAAACTCCAGAAGTGTTAAAATTCCAGATCatctcatcctcctcctcatAGAACTGCACAGTAGCTACAAGCTCTACAATATCCAACCAAGACTGATACATCTCATCAGACATGGTCCTTCTAAATGTACATTTCAAATTTACTCCATCCCAAAGATCAGctagagttttacccttttcatTGACTATCCTGTAAATGGGCCAAAATTGAATGATCAGGCTAGAGGAGCCAAGCCAATTATCCTCCCAAAATCTAATTTTTCTCCCATTGCCTACTTTCCATCTATAACCCATCTTAGCAGCTTGAGCAGCCCACATGAACCCCTTAAAAAAGCTAGAAGCCCCTACTGTGCTAGATTGGAAGATGTTGGGGTTGGAAGTGTCATACTTATAATCAATGAGCTCTTTCCAGAGCTTTTCTTTATCTAAATTGTACCTCTTAAGCCAAGAGGCCAGCAAACTGATATTGAGATCTCTAAGACTTGGTAGACCTAACCCCCCATGTTCCTTACACATAGACACTAGTTCCCAATTAGCTAAGTGGTATTTGTGATTTTCCACAGAGTCATTCCACAGATAGTTACCCATATGAGTGTTGAGAATCTTTATAGCCCACTTTGGGAACTTAATGAAGGATAGAAGGTACACTGGAATACTTGCTAGACAGGTCTTAAGTAACATGGCTCTAGCAGCTAGGGAGAGAAGTTTACCCCTCCATCCTGAAATCTTCTTTAGGATCTTGTCCACCAGAGGCTGGATATCATCTCTTGT
Above is a genomic segment from Miscanthus floridulus cultivar M001 chromosome 3, ASM1932011v1, whole genome shotgun sequence containing:
- the LOC136547523 gene encoding transcription factor bHLH149-like; protein product: MPSSSSSSSSSADDEGARGKRKRGSPGACASASGGDYHQGPSSKWRTPRAQQAYSSKLLQALRLVRGGGGTGTGTLITCSASAPAVRDAAYRALAVAARGRSHWSRAILARSRRCRAPHCLRARRPPPPRPRQRQQQQQGGETEERRPGGLAGRAKVLGRLVPGCRSLSLPALLAEVSDYIAALEMQVRAMGQLTHDLAASASASSSSAPTAAPSIAPP